In Solanum lycopersicum chromosome 5, SLM_r2.1, the following are encoded in one genomic region:
- the LOC138348669 gene encoding uncharacterized protein — MYHDLIEIYWWESMKKGIAKFVAKFPNGQQVKVEYQKAYRVDSEYRTFKNSSRDFQGLIGQDLVHQAMDKLKVINERFKIVSPMKDVMRFDKKGKICPRYIGPYRISKRICNVAYRLELPQELAPVHPVFHISMLKKCMGDPLLIVPNQNVWIKDILSYKEILVQILDLQVRKLKTKEVASVKILWTNQFVEEATWEDEEDIYTSL; from the exons atgtaccacGATTTGATAGAGATATACTGGTGGGAATCTATGAAGAAGGGCATTGCTAAATTTGTTGCCAAGTTTCCGAATGGACAACAAGTGAAAGTAGAATACCAAAAGGCTTACAGGGTTGactcagaatatagaactttCAAGAATTCATCACGGGATTTCCAAG GGTTAATAGGACaagatctagttcaccaagccATGGATAAGTTGAAGGTGATTAACGAGAGATTCAAAATT GTTTCACCAATGAAGGATGTTATGAGGTTtgataaaaaggggaaaatttGTCCCcgatatattggaccttatcgCATATCCAAAAGGATTTGCAATGTAGCTTATAGGTTagagctaccacaagagttgGCACCagttcatccggtgtttcacatctctatgttaaagaagtgtaTGGGCGATCCTTTATTGATCGTACCAAATCAAAATGTGTGGATTAAGGATATCTTATCATATAAAGAGATTCTGGTTCAGATTTTAGATCTCCAAGTTCGCAAGTTAAAAACAAAGGAGGTTGCATCAGTCAAGATCCTTTGGAcgaaccaatttgttgaagaagcgaCTTGGGAAGATGAAGAGGATATAtacacatctctttga